A window of Lytechinus variegatus isolate NC3 chromosome 15, Lvar_3.0, whole genome shotgun sequence contains these coding sequences:
- the LOC121428469 gene encoding uncharacterized protein LOC121428469, producing the protein MHALKEYRAILEHEDYQDLCANSDDDLFKQLGGKSIPGLVGVGKRARLWPFFLESITEEVEPLTTSREASPLISTRHRLQPVSPPSHPPPHQPTSPVDDLVVDDDSISGATKPRRSHIITNARYFAILGRNGRYSIVIKEPPGVAQILPVTNNSYIYCDNNNIETPAIASGKPSCLPAPLTIGEPNVTAVNNNNPVQSLSRTGQSTRQANSLHTNCVNRDAIPNVITFENINGHVSYDSTEEREVITPDSDPYGYIGDFSCDQKEENILSEAEHEIACEENFGNSSDNTTGGMSTFFGPKPQKRVVIVRSTEAQKKHDQADARRREGKDTKRRKKAVKIAVVEDDPNAPVPKSILKNIKSDKSKQAASKQESLERIDKLFYNQNNRYPLEENANFMRDHGNAGMQPIYANVSRGGTLRRNYDNGNTTEVEARYPSPIHYSEIQHGVKHPYRDRNGIEEEMHYKHPRKYVGHADVHHPGGQPNGGGLHPGHHQQRMHHGPSPAGSQQSLASTVSIQAPSVQGLTPEEQQLIYNLREERGVLQQGERGQGGPPLLYPPGMNAAASGQSILSTSTLHSQNEVPPRVPHRPILHQMRNPKENPKGTPPSTLPRGITLPREGSLPREGTLPREGTIPRGGTIPREGTIPREMRQNTLAAPQKHQMDNKRGQRDKHIQGPPQHPQQGPGRGVPPGRHQQRQHPGSPQRQQHPQQHARLMTGDTIPPPLPERDHRGRRMRVHTNPEKSHMPSQFESHYAVGNVKEHQPNRQQPHVAPSQQHQQRQQQIQHHQNQQHQLPRHPTKQQHPYPPRLEQQQQQQQQPPPSQQKQQQHNQQHKEAKQPMLPRKNQQEKMIQLQRQVQQEVAPTPGPQNQESKTNSLPNMASGRQTPPNYQSQQMVEEIQPTQKELFQKLLQPPIPAKRTSLGVDNKSDADVSVSSKSSDSGHIPPPMKLKETCFYWEPTDELLRERDKKFIRQESAKIATEAKEKKLKGRRAQRLANDGKIQLQGAENIQPQPKPQPRKDLKETPLGRRPQTESERPEREPTRPQPEPARQDPGVARQEDQHPRIEMIRPEVDTFQIIPAPNVRRRLQTQLTEGYQDPQLQQQVQLTQVSQQHQTPEVPQEQQREVQNQTVQEESHRPPPQHAYFSLTGRVSVSSLAEPSPIPNEDDDSFFRDSDDDNSMLSIIALDKEPRVRTARGSHNESTSDIVIHVDQQVKVPVTKRAYLTGKETVFGAEPDTEPNETESEFQSSDPESDSDPTQNQTNRRSQVRTPSSEEEVEEEDPLPLAEPSFKVIKYPPALSPAVSYTMSDLSLSGREPRVSADAFTKHAQLGRVFYHSNTCRTVAQSKSESDLSRKISQSTSSFQPSPRDELSPPPLSSSTAQTSHTKSESNLAVQITYEDFPAKVMSTAVQTRPNHDFSSQVDLDQILYETSLGPKPNSISIQTSNEELHDPQPTDAIIGPPPTQAMKTEIQTVDSEIQTIQSEVEPVKAKTETTEMEIQTEDLIGDIEKEPIPEPRKVVTESAECQTSDIPLDDQTIGFGGITAKFVDMGMARPRVHFDAEPAGPDNPFQDYNSPTYEMKEEEVYHQSPTEIHGYNLHDQNIQSQTQTQYASESASYSDEEEPAKAPMDNKEFPLPPEVMLMQAMPEPLDVGFYREDDELPVYPTLETIPEESEAGYSREHSLITGTLSYTSDGEDYQRGLTDQHEDSDDDDDDSTESDDEDVETERTLENEDDNETIHVMPSYSSIHPYRGDAVRVYVPSNSSSFEDVSSDVTLEPEDGSKVGTSPAVQVVEMPYIGTPIHEAQLKDMTFPSQRETPASSIDDRQFYSNTITPTSSSRTMSTGAQWPGGDAFTENVQVKKETLIDDRYDPDQEVEPADRTFTIEEDKHDQSTIWNRGSDKDDTNMVEIVDLEQEPRTWGQSRSDHERSEFSSDDVRSSDETVISNKYSNEMDIPLHFEKEYLLELPSTRNYVPNPSRIEMHGKNSVPRLQPEIVDTKEFHANNRSEDERAKKEDPFYELTKHNYIEREENEVESEEDNTATVDENAPVVTRTAGGAFVIGLWGRQANPAPVVYQHDDHDPLPEPELNIEPESGFESEQVSEPVSSVDNEPVKVIDCQPVSDSQRKIEDEYLHQQSTAQHEYVHWNQVQPYKQDQSENIQRGEKAYYQDEPQQFEQQGTLYQGRLQTNPQQGHLQTIPQHGTSYYQDNPQQYEHQAMSRRGHIRSIPQHDAVSYPEKSQYFEHQPASFGSQNDDLSQHHETLYQNNTQQFEHQPSINYQDPSQNIGHQVTSNLEEQTQHFEDRETPYQEKTQTFEEQVMPYNQDQLKDFDQDVPPYSQDHTSDSEQRTEGHHQFYSQNFEQQTMPYQQDYTRNFEQQTTPNSQIQSRGFVPQATLSHKNQPHNLVTDKEEPTYTFDNEPPFDWTKREYKSTPSQSPEVNQEVGEVVAEHIEPVKKNISLFQSLEDRPIIDTSMPIQTPEPNLGANLDFEPNIPPDIDDIEQHFTSSESDDSSSSSEVDSDEDEEEEDKEGEIIDEDDDDEDVNDEDEDEKVISPLKREQSFVKKARIVQSDDELLDDDGEKIVQHAATSPSSSSSGHDISPDPIDFMNSYQQFVRDRKKSEELSPTKPKFSKFSSGGGPPPVPPKPNKSSYSSKISLRVSNSQVMPLSPSDTKTPSSTSSTSTTHAPSPTDVVPKLIVSEPCSKDNEDVKQGQNQQLRDNPLSGEEASVKAPVDVGARGRRWSAGDSDDVFIEASLEDWRSERSLVVVETEEIISEQTIRPKQRSDQFAKQPDKKNLTPEVFNEEKNKQESVCSAEQAISVKRDSRVAPIPNLRLSVSAKDNLDVIADIIAGRSGDSLHKQATSQGEPGDEETSGNTKDHKVARSLEEVTNRSPDFRHSTTAHDSDTDSITTELTVPFDITRRKGKRSLTPGPNIECDEEIGKSQSDWRESSGGVIAQQLARMRETLKSMELPTWYRKSSHFKQIMSGDIRSLPAYRNHKPRQIMSGPPTPTGHRFYSKATVSTRMSFTREARLRTGFSPAPSVSPTAPVHSSFSFSELSLETTEPTPGFQPISAAFSEPLRHDLSFSIGDEIHKDVRTSEFALPMNPDMYRRASPDETIRSAEDPVEESQKEIKEESILPVPTDREETKRERSRSVGDEEDPYEYAVKRDERIGGSALFYISAVNTQQEACVSPPLPSPPPPPAPPQEYYSSAAPTSPLPPPPPPEGFYSSRDNSPLPPPPHPEECIRGSSPHPVTSSSSASSPTDHHDQRPVDSDNSRRQHYDYSGYHGDDESTLPRNINTSSYYNNNGNNNEWNQTLQYSSRDMPISHSPTNRERYLASSPAAMIRSSNPQITASLVNQPHIAVTDTSVDLDDAAFNTSWDQRPTSSSFRSLHDARYDGGVQPPSVTMEEIVDSLLGLSTSRSPSNSFTEYSSYMDASSMSMTTTPDQSVSESDSSLETVISQDDVEAREQKVANQRVTSGGKRVLKSIVINDGQDDEARNITRSRGGLSDISEEVIMVKCSYKRCSKIRDLREARKTYKTCHNCYTYYCSRDCRKAHWGRHKKKCLYGRVNSLCKHVIYHSRYNETLQEGLSKIARNGYLAHGRGAVLLAFTSVEEAYRYITKGLDQLSTAPVFLSAREVDECGEGRFNSLQQTCYQYDPEVKFVLNVSIMASQDTPTKPLPRRPDLILRKCAKVRLHEGLGRGVSGPGADRETLILTAPPGVTSEGGLDMKARQVCFVHIQRQLRQRGVSLRHQFPVVYEKLCRWVEQNHHITPVTIYPRDGNTGKTFMCLIVPDTDQDTIEWVQNPEILETMDSVETVDLDAEMEKVERAVSNVALLQMTV; encoded by the coding sequence ATGCATGCTTTGAAGGAATATCGCGCAATACTCGAGCATGAAGACTATCAGGATCTGTGTGCAAACAGTGACGATGACTTGTTCAAGCAACTGGGTGGGAAGTCGATTCCAGGGTTGGTGGGAGTCGGGAAACGAGCTCGACTATGGCCGTTCTTTCTCGAGAGCATCACCGAGGAGGTGGAGCCGTTGACGACTAGCAGGGAGGCATCACCTCTCATCTCAACACGACATCGACTGCAACCTGTAAGTCCTCCTTCACACCCTCCTCCCCATCAGCCGACATCTCCTGTCGATGACCTAGTTGTCGATGATGATAGCATCTCTGGTGCGACGAAGCCGCGTCGAAGCCACATCATCACCAACGCCCGGTATTTCGCAATTTTAGGAAGAAACGGAAGGTACTCCATCGTGATCAAGGAACCGCCTGGTGTCGCCCAAATCTTGCCAGTGACTAATAACTCGTACATTTATTGTGATAACAACAATATAGAAACGCCTGCGATCGCGTCTGGGAAGCCGTCATGCCTGCCTGCCCCCTTGACAATAGGCGAGCCCAATGTGACGGCCGTCAATAACAATAACCCCGTACAGTCGTTGAGTCGTACGGGGCAAAGTACACGCCAGGCGAATTCGCTTCATACAaactgtgtcaatagagatgcaATACCGAACGTTATAACATTTGAGAATATTAACGGCCATGTTTCGTATGATTCGACAGAGGAGCGAGAAGTGATAACGCCTGACTCGGATCCATATGGATATATTGGGGATTTTTCTTGTGATCAGAAGGAGGAGAATATTTTAAGTGAAGCGGAACATGAAATAGCCTGTGAGGAAAATTTTGGAAATAGCAGTGATAATACTACCGGCGGAATGTCGACGTTCTTCGGGCCAAAGCCCCAGAAACGGGTGGTGATTGTTCGCTCAACTGAGGCACAGAAAAAACATGATCAAGCAGATGCAAGAAGAAGGGAAGGTAAGGACacgaagagaagaaaaaaggcgGTTAAAATTGCCGTCGTAGAAGATGATCCTAACGCCCCTGTGCCTAAAAGCATTCTGAAAAACATAAAATCTGACAAAAGTAAACAAGCTGCTTCAAAACAAGAATCTTTGGAGAggattgataaattattttacaatCAAAACAACAGATATCCCCTCGAAGAAAATGCTAATTTTATGCGTGACCATGGAAATGCTGGTATGCAACCGATTTATGCTAATGTGAGTAGAGGAGGAACGCTTCGGAGGAATTATGATAATGGAAACACTACTGAGGTGGAAGCCAGGTATCCGTCACCTATCCATTATTCTGAAATACAACATGGGGTTAAACATCCGTATAGAGATAGAAATGGAATTGAGGAAGAGATGCATTATAAACACCCAAGGAAATATGTCGGGCATGCTGACGTGCATCATCCAGGGGGTCAACCAAATGGGGGCGGGCTGCATCCCGGTCATCATCAACAAAGGATGCATCATGGCCCCTCCCCTGCTGGATCTCAACAAAGTTTGGCATCCACAGTGTCAATACAAGCACCTTCAGTGCAAGGTTTAACACCAGAGGAACAGCAGTTGATTTACAACCTCCGCGAAGAAAGAGGTGTCCTGCAACAAGGGGAACGGGGGCAAGGTGGACCCCCTCTGTTATATCCCCCTGGAATGAATGCTGCTGCAAGTGGACAGTCGATTTTATCTACGTCAACGCTTCATAGTCAAAATGAAGTACCTCCTCGTGTCCCTCATCGCCCCATTCTTCACCAGATGCGTAATCCTAAGGAAAATCCCAAAGGAACTCCTCCATCTACCCTTCCTAGAGGAATAACCCTTCCTAGAGAAGGAAGTCTCCCTAGAGAAGGAACTCTCCCTAGAGAAGGAACAATTCCTCGAGGAGGAACAATTCCTCGCGAAGGAACAATTCCTCGGGAAATGAGACAGAATACCTTAGCTGCCCCTCAGAAACACCAGATGGACAATAAACGAGGGCAGCGAGATAAACACATACAAGGTCCCCCACAACATCCACAACAAGGACCAGGAAGAGGAGTTCCCCCAGGACGCCATCAGCAGCGACAACACCCTGGGAGTCCACAACGTCAACAACATCCTCAACAACATGCAAGATTAATGACTGGAGACACCATTCCCCCTCCTTTACCTGAACGCGACCATAGAGGGAGGAGAATGAGGGTTCACACCAATCCAGAGAAAAGTCACATGCCCTCACAATTTGAGTCACACTATGCTGTAGGAAATGTGAAAGAGCATCAACCAAACAGACAGCAACCTCACGTTGCTCCTTCTCAACAGCATCAACAGAGGCAGCAACAAATCCAACATCACCAAAACCAGCAACACCAACTGCCCCGTCACCCTACCAAGCAGCAACATCCATATCCTCCAAGGctagaacaacaacaacaacaacaacagcaaccaCCACCCAGTCAACAAAAACAGCAGCAACATAATCAACAGCACAAGGAAGCTAAGCAACCAATGTTACCCCGTAAAAATCAACAAGAAAAAATGATTCAGTTACAACGTCAAGTGCAGCAAGAAGTTGCTCCTACACCCGGTCCTCAGAATCAGGAGTCTAAAACAAATAGTTTGCCGAATATGGCATCTGGGAGGCAAACTCCACCAAATTACCAGTCTCAACAAATGGTGGAAGAGATACAACCAACACAAAAAGAACTTTTCCAAAAGTTGCTACAACCGCCGATTCCAGCTAAACGTACCTCTCTTGGTGTAGACAACAAATCAGACGCGGATGTTTCAGTCTCCTCTAAAAGCAGTGACAGTGGTCACATCCCGCCTCCAATGAAattgaaggaaacatgtttctATTGGGAACCGACTGATGAACTTCTACGTGAACGTGACAAAAAATTTATCAGGCAAGAATCAGCAAAAATAGCTACTGAAGCTAAAGAAAAGAAGCTAAAAGGGCGGAGAGCTCAGAGGTTAGCAAATGATGGGAAAATTCAATTACAAGGAGCAGAAAACATACAACCCCAGCCTAAGCCACAGCCGCGAAAAGATTTGAAGGAAACCCCTCTGGGACGAAGACCTCAGACTGAATCGGAAAGGCCGGAGCGTGAACCCACCAGGCCACAGCCCGAACCTGCGAGGCAAGACCCAGGAGTAGCACGGCAAGAAGATCAACATCCAAGAATCGAAATGATAAGGCCTGAAGTAGACACCTTTCAAATCATTCCGGCTCCAAATGTGAGAAGGCGCTTACAGACTCAGCTAACAGAAGGCTATCAAGATCCCCAACTTCAACAACAAGTGCAACTAACACAAGTAAGTCAGCAGCATCAAACTCCAGAAGTACCGCAAGAGCAGCAACGTGAAGTTCAAAATCAAACCGTTCAGGAAGAGAGTCATAGGCCCCCGCCACAGCATGCATACTTCTCCCTGACTGGGAGGGTCAGTGTTAGTAGCTTGGCTGAGCCATCACCTATAccaaatgaagatgatgatagcTTTTTCCGTGATTCTGATGACGACAATAGCATGTTATCCATCATTGCTTTGGACAAAGAACCGCGAGTACGAACAGCGAGAGGAAGTCATAATGAAAGCACATCTGATAttgtgatacatgtagatcagcAAGTCAAAGTGCCGGTTACCAAGAGAGCATATTTAACCGGCAAGGAGACTGTTTTTGGTGCGGAACCGGACACTGAACCGAATGAAACCGAATCTGAATTCCAATCAAGTGATCCAGAATCAGACAGTGACCCGACACAAAACCAAACAAATAGGAGGTCGCAAGTGCGAACTCCTTCCtcagaagaagaagtagaagaagaggaCCCCTTGCCCCTCGCTGAGCCATCCTTTAAAGTTATCAAATACCCGCCTGCCTTGTCACCAGCAGTGTCTTACACGATGTCAGATTTGAGCCTTTCTGGAAGAGAACCAAGAGTTAGCGCCGACGCATTCACCAAACATGCACAACTTGGCAGAGTATTTTATCACTCCAATACCTGCCGAACTGTCGCGCAGTCAAAATCTGAATCTGACCTTTCACGAAAAATCTCACAATCTACTTCAAGCTTTCAACCTTCCCCGAGGGACGAACTTTCTCCTCCTCCATTGTCTTCATCAACAGCTCAGACCAGTCACACCAAATCCGAATCAAATTTGGCTGTCCAAATTACCTATGAAGACTTCCCAGCTAAGGTGATGTCAACTGCAGTTCAAACTCGACCGAATCACGACTTCAGCTCACAGGTTGATCTTGATCAAATCTTATATGAAACGTCATTAGGACCTAAACCAAACTCTATTTCAATTCAGACATCAAATGAAGAATTGCATGACCCACAACCGACCGATGCTATTATTGGTCCTCCCCCTACCCAGGCCATGAAAACCGAAATCCAGACTGTGGACAGCGAAATTCAAACCATCCAATCCGAAGTGGAACCAGTAAAAGCAAAAACTGAAACCACGGAAATGGAAATACAAACCGAAGATCTAATCGGCGATATTGAGAAGGAACCGATTCCCGAGCCTCGTAAGGTTGTCACTGAATCTGCGGAGTGCCAGACTTCTGATATACCTCTTGATGATCAAACAATAGGGTTTGGAGGGATCACAGCTAAATTTGTTGACATGGGAATGGCTCGCCCAAGAGTTCATTTTGATGCTGAACCTGCAGGACCGGACAATCCTTTCCAGGATTACAATTCAccaacttatgaaatgaaaGAGGAGGAAGTGTACCACCAGTCCCCTACTGAAATACATGGGTATAATTTACACGACCAGAACATCCAATCACAGACACAAACCCAATATGCCAGTGAATCTGCATCATATTCGGATGAGGAAGAACCTGCTAAGGCACCAATGGATAACAAAGAGTTCCCTCTACCGCCTGAAGTGATGCTGATGCAAGCTATGCCTGAACCTCTGGATGTTGGCTTTTACAGAGAAGATGATGAACTTCCGGTTTATCCGACACTCGAAACGATTCCGGAGGAATCTGAAGCAGGCTACTCCAGGGAACATAGTCTTATTACTGGAACATTGTCTTATACAAGTGACGGGGAGGACTACCAGAGGGGTCTTACAGACCAACATGAGGACagcgatgatgacgatgatgatagtactgaaagtgatgatgaagatgttgaaACAGAAAGAACGTTAGAAAACGAGGATGATAATGAAACGATACATGTGATGCCTTCATATTCTTCAATCCACCCTTATAGAGGAGATGCAGTGCGTGTTTATGTCCCCAGTAATTCATCATCATTTGAAGATGTGAGCAGTGACGTAACACTAGAACCTGAGGATGGGAGTAAAGTTGGTACCAGCCCTGCTGTGCAAGTTGTTGAGATGCCTTACATTGGCACACCCATCCATGAAGCTCAACTCAAGGATATGACCTTCCCATCTCAACGTGAAACACCAGCATCATCGATTGACGACAGGCAGTTTTATAGCAATACTATAACACCCACGTCATCGTCCAGGACGATGTCGACTGGTGCACAGTGGCCCGGTGGGGATGCCTTCACAGAGAATGTCCAAGTGAAGAAGGAAACCCTCATTGATGACAGGTATGACCCTGATCAAGAAGTCGAACCTGCTGATAGAACGTTTACGATAGAAGAGGATAAACATGACCAGTCAACTATATGGAACAGAGGGTCAGATAAGGATGATACCAATATGGTCGAAATAGTTGATCTTGAGCAGGAACCAAGGACTTGGGGACAAAGTCGAAGCGATCATGAACGATCTGAATTTTCAAGCGATGACGTCAGAAGTAGCGACGAAACCGTCATATCTAACAAGTATTCAAACGAAATGGACATCCCACTTCACTTTGAGAAAGAATATTTACTTGAGCTGCCATCAACGAGGAATTATGTTCCTAATCCTAGTCGAATTGAAAtgcatggaaagaattctgtaCCTCGTCTACAGCCCGAAATTGTTGACACAAAGGAATTTCACGCAAATAATCGAAGTGAAGATGAACGGGCGAAGAAGGAAGATCCTTTCTATGAGCTTACAAAGCACAATTACATTGAAAGAGAAGAAAACGAGGTTGAAAGTGAAGAAGATAATACTGCTACAGTTGATGAAAATGCTCCCGTCGTCACAAGAACAGCTGGAGGGGCTTTCGTAATCGGACTTTGGGGGCGTCAAGCAAATCCCGCCCCTGTAGTGTACCAACATGATGACCATGACCCCCTGCCGGAGCCGGAGTTAAATATTGAACCGGAATCCGGTTTTGAATCGGAACAAGTTTCAGAACCGGTATCTTCAGTGGACAACGAACCGGTTAAAGTCATTGATTGCCAACCCGTTAGTGACTCACAAAGGAAAATCGAAGACGAATATCTCCACCAACAATCAACTGCTCAACACGAGTATGTGCATTGGAATCAAGTTCAACCCTATAAGCAAGACCAGTCGGAGAATATTCAAAGAGGGGAGAAAGCATATTACCAAGATGAGCCTCAACAGTTTGAGCAACAGGGAACTTTATATCAAGGTCGGTTACAAACAAATCCACAGCAAGGGCATTTGCAAACTATTCCACAACACGGTACATCTTATTATCAAGACAACCCTCAGCAATATGAGCACCAGGCGATGTCACGCAGGGGCCATATTCGAAGTATTCCTCAACATGACGCGGTTTCTTATCCAGAGAAGAGCCAATATTTTGAGCATCAACCAGCTTCATTCGGATCCCAGAATGACGATCTGTCTCAACACCATGAGACACTATATCAAAACAATACCCAACAGTTTGAGCATCAGCCATCGATAAATTATCAAGACCCATCGCAAAATATTGGGCACCAGGTGACGTCAAATCTTGAAGAGCAAACTCAGCATTTTGAGGATCGTGAAACTCCATATCAAGAAAAAACCCAGACCTTTGAGGAACAGGTAATGCCATACAACCAAGATCAACTAAAAGATTTTGATCAAGATGTACCACCGTATAGCCAGGATCATACCTCAGATTCAGAGCAAAGGACAGAAGggcatcaccaattttattCCCAAAACTTTGAGCAACAAACGATGCCATATCAGCAGGATTACACCCGAAATTTTGAGCAGCAAACCACACCAAACTCTCAGATCCAGTCCAGAGGCTTTGTGCCACAAGCAACGCTTTCTCATAAAAACCAACCACATAATTTGGTCACCGACAAAGAAGAACCAACATACACATTTGACAATGAGCCGCCCTTTGATTGGACGAAACGAGAGTACAAATCGACACCGTCCCAAAGCCCAGAAGTGAATCAGGAAGTCGGAGAAGTGGTTGCAGAGCATATTGAACCAGtgaagaaaaatatcagcttGTTTCAGAGTCTTGAGGATAGGCCAATTATTGATACGAGTATGCCAATACAAACACCGGAACCTAATCTAGGAGCAAACCTGGACTTTGAACCCAATATACCTCCAGATATTGATGACATAGAACAACATTTCACTTCGTCTGAGAGTGACGATTCTTCCAGTAGTAGTGAGGTGGATAGTGACGAggatgaggaggaagaggatAAAGAAGGGGAAATAATAGATGAGgacgatgatgacgaagatgttAACGACgaagatgaagatgaaaaaGTTATTTCGCCATTGAAGAGAGAGCAGAGCTTTGTCAAGAAAGCTAGAATTGTCCAAAGTGATGACGAACTATTGGACGATGACGGGGAGAAAATTGTACAACACGCAGCGAcgtcaccatcatcgtcgtccTCGGGACACGATATATCTCCCGATCCTATAGACTTCATGAACTCGTACCAGCAGTTTGTGAGAGATAGGAAAAAGAGTGAGGAATTATCACCAACTAAACCAAAattctcgaaattttcaagtgGTGGCGGACCCCCGCCTGTGCCACCAAAACCAAACAAATCCAGTTATTCATCAAAGATTTCATTACGTGTTTCGAACAGCCAGGTTATGCCATTGTCCCCCTCTGACACTAAAACACCCAGCTCTACTAGCTCAACGTCCACTACGCATGCGCCGTCTCCAACCGATGTGGTTCCTAAATTAATCGTCAGTGAACCTTGCTCTAAAGATAATGAAGATGTCAAACAAGGGCAGAATCAACAACTAAGAGATAATCCATTGTCTGGTGAGGAGGCTAGTGTGAAAGCTCCAGTTGATGTGGGTGCTCGAGGTCGCCGATGGTCAGCAGGGGATAGCGATGACGTGTTCATTGAAGCCTCGCTGGAAGATTGGAGGTCAGAAAGATCACTTGTCGTCGTCGAGACTGAGGAAATTATAAGCGAGCAAACTATTCGACCGAAACAAAGAAGTGATCAGTTTGCAAAACAACCTGACAAAAAGAACTTAACTCCCGAGGTAttcaatgaggagaaaaataaacaagagtCAGTTTGCTCAGCAGAACAAGCGATTTCAGTGAAAAGAGACTCCCGTGTAGCTCCTATTCCTAATTTGCGGCTTTCTGTTAGTGCTAAAGACAATCTCGATGTAATTGCTGATATTATAGCTGGCAGATCTGGTGATAGTTTACATAAACAAGCAACTTCTCAAGGGGAGCCGGGTGACGAGGAGACATCCGGTAATACCAAGGATCATAAAGTTGCACGATCTTTAGAGGAGGTTACAAATAGAAGCCCTGATTTTAGACATTCAACAACAGCTCATGATTCTGATACGGACAGTATAACAACAGAACTTACTGTACCATTTGACATAACAAGACGAAAGGGAAAACGCTCTCTCACTCCAGGACCAAATATCGAGTGTGATGAGGAGATTGGGAAATCTCAGTCTGATTGGCGAGAAAGCTCTGGCGGTGTGATAGCCCAGCAACTCGCTCGTATGAGGGAAACTTTGAAATCCATGGAACTGCCTACATGGTACAGGAAATCATCGCATTTCAAGCAAATTATGAGTGGAGATATTCGAAGTCTACCAGCTTATCGAAACCACAAGCCCCGTCAGATTATGAGTGGACCTCCTACGCCAACGGGACATCGTTTTTATTCTAAAGCAACGGTCTCGACAAGGATGTCCTTTACGCGAGAGGCCCGACTTCGAACCGGTTTCTCACCTGCCCCCAGTGTCTCCCCAACAGCCCCAGTAcactcatcattttcattttctgaattGTCTTTGGAAACCACGGAGCCGACGCCGGGATTCCAGCCGATTTCGGCAGCTTTTAGTGAGCCACTTCGACACGATCTATCTTTCAGCATTGGTGACGAAATTCACAAAGATGTTAGGACAAGTGAGTTTGCACTGCCAATGAACCCAGATATGTATAGACGAGCTTCGCCCGATGAGACTATTCGTTCTGCAGAGGACCCAGTAGAAGAGTCTCAGAAGGAAATTAAGGAGGAGAGCATTCTTCCTGTACCTACTGATAGAGAAGAAACCAAAAGAGAAAGGAGTAGATCAGTTGGAGATGAGGAGGATCCGTATGAATATGCTGTGAAAAGGGATGAGCGAATTGGGGGATCCGCGTTGTTCTACATATCCGCAGTTAACACTCAACAAGAGGCATGTGTTTCTCCACCTCTGCCATCTCCTCCTCCACCACCCGCACCACCACAAGAATACTACAGTTCAGCTGCCCCAACCTCACCTCtgccacccccacccccacctgAAGGGTTCTATAGCAGCAGAGACAACTCTCCCCTTCCACCACCTCCCCACCCCGAAGAATGCATCAGGGGGAGCTCTCCACACCCCGTTACCTCTTCAAGTTCTGCAAGTTCCCCCACCGATCATCATGACCAAAGACCAGTAGACTCTGATAATTCTCGTCGTCAACATTATGATTATTCTGGTTACCATGGAGATGATGAATCTACTTTACCCAGGAATATAAACACCAGTTCCTACTACAATAACAATGGCAATAATAATGAATGGAACCAAACGTTGCAATATTCGAGTCGAGATATGCCTATCTCTCACTCGCCAACAAATCGTGAACGGTACCTCGCTTCATCGCCCGCGGCGATGATCAGGAGTTCGAACCCCCAAATCACCGCATCACTCGTCAACCAACCCCACATTGCTGTCACCGATACCAGTGTTGACCTAGACGATGCGGCCTTTAACACTTCATGGGATCAACGTCCGACGTCGTCGAGCTTCCGGAGCCTACACGATGCCCGCTACGACGGGGGCGTCCAACCTCCTTCTGTGACCATGGAAGAGATAGTGGATAGTCTGCTAGGTTTATCCACCAGTCGTTCTCCCAGCAATTCATTCACGGAATACTCCTCCTACATGGACGCCTCCTCGATGTCGATGACCACCACACCGGATCAGTCAGTGAGTGAAAGTGACAGCTCGCTGGAGACGGTGATTTCGCAGGACGATGTCGAGGCGAGGGAACAGAAGGTGGCCAATCAGAGGGTGACCTCGGGAGGAAAGAGGGTACTGAAATCCATCGTGATCAATGATGGCCAGGATGATGAGGCAAGGAACATAACAAGGAGCAGAGGAGGACTATCAGATATATCGGAGGAG